Proteins from a genomic interval of Microbacterium imperiale:
- the rpsT gene encoding 30S ribosomal protein S20, translated as MANIKSQIKRNKTNEKARERNKAIKSALKTEVRRTREAIAAGDKAAAEKALATASKKLDKAVSKGVIHENQAANRKSAIAKKVAAL; from the coding sequence GTGGCGAACATCAAGTCGCAGATCAAGCGCAACAAGACCAACGAGAAGGCGCGCGAGCGCAACAAGGCGATCAAGAGCGCGCTGAAGACCGAGGTGCGTCGCACCCGCGAGGCCATCGCCGCCGGCGACAAGGCCGCCGCCGAGAAGGCTCTGGCGACCGCGTCGAAGAAGCTCGACAAGGCCGTCAGCAAGGGCGTCATCCACGAGAACCAGGCTGCGAACCGCAAGTCGGCCATCGCCAAGAAGGTCGCCGCTCTCTGA
- a CDS encoding alpha/beta fold hydrolase: MTAQVVLVHGIRTSATMWRAQVAHLGDRDVDVTALDLPGHGTRMSETFTLDGAFATIDDAVRRAAERGPVLLVGHSMGGLLSTAYVGNEERPPVSAFIAASCTAIPRGFGLAVYRALALGFDRLPGRGQRITDWVLDRTLPVETRPDFGAGGYAYDAQDVALASLSVLDLLAALRRIDVPTWFVNGQYDQLRVNERLFTQLAPAAELIVVPRTSHLVTAMRPRVFNAVLDLALATMADTGSRDAT, encoded by the coding sequence ATGACCGCTCAGGTGGTGCTCGTCCACGGCATCCGGACGTCTGCGACCATGTGGCGGGCGCAAGTCGCCCACCTGGGCGATCGCGACGTCGACGTGACCGCCCTCGATCTGCCGGGGCATGGGACGCGGATGTCCGAGACGTTCACCCTCGACGGCGCCTTCGCCACGATAGATGATGCGGTGCGCCGGGCCGCCGAGCGCGGTCCCGTGCTGCTGGTCGGTCATTCGATGGGCGGGCTGCTGAGCACCGCGTACGTCGGCAACGAGGAGCGTCCTCCCGTGTCGGCGTTCATCGCGGCATCCTGCACTGCGATCCCGCGAGGTTTCGGTCTGGCCGTCTACCGCGCACTCGCACTCGGTTTCGACCGGCTGCCCGGGCGCGGGCAGAGGATCACGGACTGGGTTCTCGACCGCACGCTCCCCGTCGAGACGCGGCCCGACTTCGGTGCGGGCGGCTACGCCTACGACGCCCAGGATGTCGCGCTCGCGAGCCTATCGGTGCTCGACCTGCTCGCGGCGCTGCGGCGCATCGACGTGCCGACGTGGTTCGTCAACGGTCAGTACGACCAGTTGCGGGTCAATGAACGGCTCTTCACGCAGCTGGCGCCGGCGGCGGAACTCATCGTGGTCCCGCGAACGAGTCACCTGGTCACGGCGATGCGCCCACGAGTCTTCAACGCCGTGCTCGACCTGGCGCTCGCCACGATGGCGGATACCGGTTCCCGCGACGCGACCTGA